A genomic window from Camelina sativa cultivar DH55 chromosome 2, Cs, whole genome shotgun sequence includes:
- the LOC104723831 gene encoding zinc finger CCHC domain-containing protein 10-like, producing the protein MSDAKNENTQVAADRIKAATLSAAKGLSRTQAERAAAAAARNVNAYGQKEEGPSRWQEKRELKRQMYLMSTEKAVRLGERKDKSMSAASAGSASTASQCQKCCQTGHWTYECKNERVYISRPSRTQQLKNPKLRMKPSIDDLDGNDNDDEERPDAATNGKGDVERRSKKSKRKHRSKSDSGSDSEASVFESSGESSSGYSSSSDSEEERRRRRRKAKKSKKKQKQRKERRRRYSSSSSESSESESASDSESDEDRSSRKKKSKRHSNKRR; encoded by the coding sequence ATGTCTGATGCAAAGAATGAGAATACACAAGTTGCAGCTGATAGAATCAAGGCTGCAACACTCTCTGCTGCTAAAGGTCTGAGTCGTACACAAGCTGAGCGAGCAGCTGCTGCAGCGGCGAGAAACGTTAACGCTTAtggtcaaaaagaagaaggtcCAAGTAGATGGCAGGAGAAAAGGGAACTAAAGAGGCAGATGTATTTGATGAGTACTGAGAAAGCTGTTAGGCTTGGTGAAAGGAAAGACAAGTCCATGTCAGCAGCTTCCGCTGGAAGTGCCTCCACGGCTTCACAGTGCCAGAAATGTTGTCAGACTGGACACTGGACGTATGAGTGCAAGAACGAGAGGGTTTACATCTCGAGGCCTTCCAGAACCCAgcagcttaagaaccctaagctGAGGATGAAGCCTTCTATTGATGATCTTGATGgtaatgataatgatgatgaagaaaggcCTGATGCTGCAACTAACGGGAAAGGAGATGTTGAGAGGCGGTCTAAGAAGAGTAAGAGGAAGCACAGGTCAAAGTCTGATTCTGGAAGTGACAGTGAAGCCTCTGTGTTTGAATCATCTGGAGAGAGTAGTTCAGGATACAGTTCATCTTCTGACTCTGAGGAggaaaggaggaggaggagaaggaaggcaaagaagagcaagaagaagcaaaagcagAGGAAAGAAAGGCGAAGAAGGTACAGCTCTTCTTCATCTGAGTCATCTGAGTCAGAGTCAGCTTCGGACTCTGAATCTGATGAAGACAGAAGcagtaggaagaagaagagcaagaggCACAGCAACAAACGCCGTTGA